From one Lotus japonicus ecotype B-129 chromosome 3, LjGifu_v1.2 genomic stretch:
- the LOC130745650 gene encoding V-type proton ATPase catalytic subunit A, which yields MPAVYGARLTTFEDDEKESEYGYVRKVSGPVVVADGMNGAAMYELVRVGHDNLIGEIIRLEGDSATIQVYEETAGLMVNDPVLRTHKPLSVELGPGILGNIFDGIQRPLKTIAKRSGDVYIPRGVSVPALDKDILWEFQPKKIGEGDLLTGGDLYATVFENSLMEHRVALPPDAMGKVTYVAPAGQYALKDTVLELEFQGVKKKFTMLQTWPVRTPRPVASKLAADTPLLTGQRVLDALFPSVLGGTCAIPGAFGCGKTVISQALSKYSNSDTVVYVGCGERGNEMAEVLMDFPQLTMTLPDGREESVMKRTTLVANTSNMPVAAREASIYTGITLAEYFRDMGYNVSMMADSTSRWAEALREISGRLAEMPADSGYPAYLAARLASFYERAGKVKCLGGPERTGSVTIVGAVSPPGGDFSDPVTSATLSIVQVFWGLDKKLAQRKHFPSVNWLISYSKYSTALESFYDQFDSDFINIRTKAREVLQREDDLNEIVQLVGKDALAEGDKITLETAKLLREDYLAQNAFTPYDKFCPFYKSVWMMRNIIHFYNLANQAVERGAGTDGQKITYTVIKHRLGDLFYRLVSQKFEDPAEGESALVAKFQQLHDDLTNGFRNLEDEAR from the exons ATGCCTGCTGTCTACGGTGCTCGCTTAACCACCTTCGAAGACGATGAGAAGGAGAGTGAATACGGTTACGTTCGCAAG GTATCAGGACCCGTCGTGGTTGCAGATGGCATGAATGGGGCTGCTATGTATGAACTGGTCCGTGTCGGTCATGATAATCTGATTGGTGAAATTATTCGTCTGGAAGGGGACTCTGCTACTATCCAAG TTTATGAGGAAACGGCTGGGTTAATGGTTAACGATCCAGTGTTGCGGACACACAAG CCTTTGTCTGTGGAGTTGGGGCCTGGAATATTGGGGAATATTTTTGATGGAATTCAG AGGCCTTTGAAAACTATTGCTAAAAGGTCTGGTGATGTCTATATTCCTCGTGGTGTCTCTGTTCCAGCACTTGACAAAGATATCCTTTGGGAATTTCAGCCTAAGAAAATTG GTGAAGGAGACCTATTAACCGGTGGAGACTTATATGCT ACTGTTTTTGAGAACAGTCTTATGGAACACCGTGTTGCACTTCCTCCTGATGCCATGGGAAAGGTTACATATGTTGCACCAGCTGGCCAATATGCCTTGAAG GATACTGTGTTGGAGCTTGAGTTTCAAGGTGTCAAAAAGAAGTTCACCATGCTTCAG ACTTGGCCTGTGCGTACCCCAAGGCCTGTTGCATCAAAGCTTGCCGCCGATACTCCTCTTCTTACTGGTCAG CGTGTTCTTGATGCCCTTTTTCCCTCAGTTCTTGGGGGTACTTGTGCCATACCTGGAGCTTTTGGTTGTGGTAAAACAGTCATTAGTCAGGCTCTTTCTAAG TACTCCAATTCTGACACTGTTGTTTACGTTGGTTGTGGGGAACGTGGAAATGAAATGGCTGAG GTTCTGATGGACTTTCCTCAACTTACAATGACATTACCTGATGGTCGTGAAGAATCTGTCATGAAGCGTACAACTTTAGTGGCTAACACTTCAAACATGCCCGTGGCTGCTCGTGAAGCTTCAATTTATACAG GAATCACTTTAGCTGAGTATTTTAGAGATATGGGTTACAATGTCAGCATGATGGCAGATTCAACGTCTAGATGGGCAGAGGCATTGCGTGAAATTTCTGGACGGCTG GCTGAAATGCCTGCAGATAGTGGATATCCTGCCTACCTTGCTGCGCGTTTGGCCTCTTTCTATGAACGTGCTGGGAAAGTAAAATGTCTCGGAGGTCCTGAACGTACTGGTAGTGTAACAATTGTTGGTGCTGTTTCTCCACCTGGTGGAGATTTCTCAGATCCTGTGACATCTGCAACCCTCAGCATCGTTCAG GTTTTCTGGGGCTTGGACAAAAAACTTGCTCAGAGGAAGCACTTTCCTTCTGTGAACTGGCTTATTTCTTATTCAAAGTACTCAACG GCACTCGAATCCTTCTATGATCAATTTGATTCGGACTTTATAAATATTAGGACAAAGGCTCGTGAAGTTCTGCAAAGAGAAGATGACCTGAATGAAATTGTCCAG CTTGTGGGCAAGGATGCTTTAGCTGAAGGAGATAAGATCACCTTAGAAACTGCAAAGCTTTTGAGAGAGGACTATCTTGCTCAAAATGCATTTACACC ATATGACAAATTCTGCCCCTTCTACAAATCTGTTTGGATGATGCGCAACATTATCCATTTCTACAATCTGGCAAATCAG GCTGTAGAGAGGGGTGCTGGTACTGATGGTCAGAAGATAACTTACACCGTTATCAAGCATCGATTGGGAGATCTCTTCTATCgtttagt ATCTCAGAAATTTGAGGACCCAGCAGAAGGTGAATCTGCATTGGTTGCCAAATTTCAGCAGTTACATGATGACCTGACAAATGGTTTCCGCAACCTCGAGGATGAAGCCCGATAA
- the LOC130745656 gene encoding uncharacterized protein LOC130745656, with product MSSYDNVVGGKLKLKGKALDVAGGIKKKKKKNKRNQEQFSQVVDDEISAGGSTEQAKEPDEQDEINDDGRLSGEEKTAHYDDHLTPAERRYIEQREKLDVNRLAKISNKSHRDRIQDFNQYLANMSEHYDIPKVGPG from the exons ATGTCGTCGTATGACAATGTTGTTGGTGGGAAGTTGAAGCTCAAGGGAAAAGCATTGGATGTGGCTGGTGggatcaagaagaagaaaaagaagaacaagagaaatCAAGAACAATTTTCTCAAGTTGTTGATGATGAAATTTCAGCAG gTGGAAGTACAGAACAAGCAAAAGAGCCTGATGAGCAAGACGAGATAAATGATGATGGCAGATTGAGCGGAGAAGAAAAGACTGCGCATTATGATGATCATCTTACACCAGCAGAGAGGCGATACATAGAGCAGAGGGAGAAACTTGATGTCAATAGATTGGCCAAGATTTCTAATAAATCACACCGTGATAGAATTCAGGATTTCAACCAGTATCTTGCAAACATGAGTGAGCATTATGATATTCCTAAAGTTGGTCCAGGATGA
- the LOC130744647 gene encoding uncharacterized protein LOC130744647 translates to MWKIGDGTQVNICSDNWVPGGGPLIYSHFLFDELSLSKVSMLINHDGHCWRRDLIELVFNPSTTTSILSIPLSMHGGSDVFYWPGTSDGQYTSKEGYGFLRKLLARDEASSSTTVILAPKFWKKLWASRALPRCKETCWRAISGYLPLKERLFRRRVDVDPSCSFCAAELEDEDHLFLHCPAAKQVWFASQLAVRVDLFSSFKEFWLAAVELDDDDAIATIQATVYALWEARNNICFKQREFVVAGVLRRVSNSMEEAIVRDRDRGPMAALPAKWQKPALGTIKCNFDASFHDRGPSGLGMVARNSDGEVMAAVCSFPITTLSPLLAEVMSMRWTMQLAIDLGFRRVCFETDCLQLFNHWRASREGRSYLSSIIHDCRLLLSAFDSVSVYFVRRTGNTVADFLARNAETYANLVWVEEVPVAAFHLVFSDVMTQLPVGA, encoded by the coding sequence ATGTGGAAAATTGGAGATGGTACCCAAGTTAACATTTGTTCTGATAATTGGGTGCCGGGAGGAGGGCCTTTGATTTATAGCCATTTTTTGTTcgatgagctaagtctctcaaaGGTGTCTATGCTCATTAACCATGATGGTCATTGTTGGAGGAGAGATTTGATTGAACTTGTATTCAATCCAAGCACAACAACTAGCATTCTCTCTATTCCCTTGAGTATGCATGGAGGCAGTGACGTGTTCTACTGGCCGGGTACTAGCGATGGTCAATACACATCCAAGGAAGGCTACGGTTTTTTGAGGAAGTTGCTGGCCCGAGATGAAGCTTCTTCATCCACCACAGTTATTCTAGCTCCAAagttttggaaaaaattatGGGCTTCCCGTGCTTTACCTCGCTGCAAGGAGACTTGTTGGAGAGCTATATCGGGTTATTTGCCGTTGAAGGAGCGGTTATTCAGACGTCGCGTTGATGTGGATCCTAGCTGCAGCTTTTGTGCAGCGGAGTTGGAAGATGAGGACCACTTGTTTCTGCATTGTCCAGCAGCGAAGCAGGTCTGGTTCGCGTCCCAGCTAGCTGTTCGGGTGGACCTTTTCTCGTCCTTCAAGGAGTTCTGGCTAGCAGCGGTGGagcttgatgatgatgatgcaatagCCACGATTCAGGCCACGGTTTATGCACTATGGGAGGCACGAAACAACATCTGTTTCAAGCAGCGTGAGTTCGTGGTGGCAGGGGTTCTTCGACGGGTGAGCAACTCGATGGAAGAGGCTATTGTGCGTGACCGCGATCGAGGGCCTATGGCAGCCTTGCCCGCGAAGTGGCAAAAACCAGCACTAGGTACCATTAAATGCAACTTTGATGCTTCTTTTCATGATCGGGGTCCTTCTGGTTTGGGGATGGTGGCTCGGAACAGTGATGGGGAGGTAATGGCTGCGGTTTGCTCTTTTCCTATCACTACCCTCTCCCCTCTCTTGGCTGAGGTGATGAGCATGAGATGGACTATGCAATTGGCAATTGATTTAGGATTCCGCCGGGTGTGCTTCGAAACGGACTGTCTACAACTTTTCAACCACTGGCGAGCAAGTCGGGAAGGGCGTTCATATCTGAGTTCGATTATCCATGATTGTCGTTTATTACTTTCTGCTTTTGATTCTGTTAGTGTTTATTTTGTTAGACGCACGGGCAACACCGTTGCGGATTTTCTGGCTAGGAACGCTGAAACCTATGCTAATTTAGTATGGGTGGAGGAGGTTCCTGTAGCCgcttttcatttggttttttCTGATGTAATGACTCAATTGCCGGTTGGCGCTTAA